The Apium graveolens cultivar Ventura unplaced genomic scaffold, ASM990537v1 ctg8163, whole genome shotgun sequence genome contains a region encoding:
- the LOC141704714 gene encoding uncharacterized protein LOC141704714, which translates to MANMMQPQIPKLTATNYGNWSIQMKVLLGSYDNWDTVENGYSEPVDAAAEAALPNAEKTTLKESRKKDKKALFTIFQGVDESTFEKISEAKTAKDAWEILQKSFQGVEKVKKVRLQVLRGEFENLKMKSSENIGEFVTRLKTVTNEMKRNGESLNDIRVMEKLLRSLTRKFDYVVTSIEESKDLSTISIDELVGSLQAHEQRMNQYDDASHLEKALQSKVSISDSSGSSSSARGRGGFRGGYRGGRGQGRQSFNRGQNSGSYQSSGRIQNFRGRGRGGFQQRGDKSQFQCYNCNKFGHFSYECRSPKVEETSHFAAAKEDKDVGTAMFLTYKGDEESKKNVWYLDSGASNHMTGHKDLFMEIDETVSGEVTFGDSSKIPVKGKGTITIVSKNGEKRCGDVKESSVHT; encoded by the exons ATGGCGAATATGATGCAACCGCAAATTCCAAAATTGACGGCAACAAATTATGGGAACTGGAGTATACAAATGAAGGTGTTACTCGGTTCTTACGATAACTGGGATACTGTGGAAAATGGGTATAGCGAGCCCGTGGATGCAGCCGCTGAAGCAGCTCTTCCAAATGCCGAGAAGACGACGTTAAAGGAGTCCCGtaaaaaagataaaaaggcgTTATTCACAATTTTTCAAGGTGTTGATGAATCTACCTTTGAAAAAATTTCTGAAGCAAAAACAGCAAAAGATGCGTGGGAGATTCTGCAGAAATCATTCCAGGGTGTCGAAAAAGTTAAAAAAGTGCGGCTCCAAGTTCTACGTGGCGAGTTCgaaaatttaaaaatgaaaagctccgaaaatattggtgaatttgttacgCGTTTGAAAACGGTGACAAACGAGATGAAAAGAAACGGTGAAAGTCTTAATGATATCCGGGTCATGGAAAAGTTGCTCCGTTCATTGACAAGAAAATTTGATTACGTTGTTACATCAATTGAGGAGTCAAAAGATCTATCCACAATTTCCATTGATGAGCTCGTAGGTTCCCTTCAAGCCCACGAGCAACGaatgaaccagtatgatgatgCAAGCCATTTGGAGAAGGCGTTGCAAAGTAAGGTGTCCATCAGTGACAGTTCTGGCAGTAGCAGTTCTGCACGTGGCAGAGGTGGTTTTAGAGGTGGCTACCGAGGTGGACGAGGACAAGGAAGGCAGTCCTTCAATAGAGGCCAGAATTCGGGAAGTTATCAATCATCTGGTCGTATTCAAAATTTTAGAGGCCGAGGAAGAGGTGGATTTCAACAACGAGGTGATAAATCTCAATTTCAGTGTTATAACTGTAATAAATTTGGCCATTTCAGTTATGAGTGTAGATCCCCGAAGGTGGAAGAAACTAGTCATTTTGCAGCAGCAAAAGAAGATAAAGATGTTGGTACTGCTATGTTCCTCACTTATAAAGGAGACGAGGAAAGCAagaagaatgtttggtatcttgactcagGGGCCAGCAATCACATGACTGGCCACAAAGATTTATTTATGGAGATAGATGAAACCGTCAGCGGGGAAGTTACATTTGGCGATTCTTCAAAAATTCCTGTTAAAGGGAAAGGTACAATTACGATTGTATCAAAGAATGGTGAGAAAAg atgtggagatgtcaaagaatcgTCTGTTCACACTTGA